From a region of the Halanaerobium hydrogeniformans genome:
- a CDS encoding polyprenyl synthetase family protein, with product MEILLIEDRYYKNIVKKLDKNIIEKTTTHREIINSAIVDLIDGGGKKLRPFLMFLAASFGDYDKKELLDLGSSIEILHMASLLHDDIIDDADLRRGKVTAQKRFGKNEAVFIGDFLISRTFDILFEYLDKETLIKMNKNLRLICEGEIEQAEKKYDFNISIRDYYRRIRHKTALLFAISSYLGAYVSGIRGKKLNILYKLGLEIGMAFQIQDDILDFNGEQAKTGKKIAKDLEEGVITLPVILLFQKEEYQKKYSHVLEMGGLKNTELDNRKLEQETIISITEDVRNSSVLEESREILKIFITRVDKYLNYLPKNKAKKRLKKLIAAQIDRKY from the coding sequence GTGGAAATATTGCTGATTGAAGATAGGTATTACAAAAATATTGTAAAAAAATTAGATAAAAATATTATAGAAAAAACTACAACACATCGAGAAATAATTAATTCTGCCATTGTTGATTTAATTGATGGTGGTGGAAAAAAGCTTAGGCCGTTCTTAATGTTTTTAGCGGCAAGTTTTGGTGATTATGATAAAAAGGAACTCTTAGATCTAGGAAGCAGTATTGAAATACTGCATATGGCTTCATTGCTTCATGATGATATAATTGATGATGCTGATTTGAGGCGGGGAAAAGTAACTGCTCAAAAAAGATTTGGTAAAAATGAAGCTGTTTTTATCGGAGACTTTTTAATATCCAGAACTTTTGATATTTTATTTGAATATCTTGATAAAGAAACATTAATAAAAATGAATAAAAACCTCCGTTTAATCTGTGAAGGAGAAATAGAACAGGCTGAAAAAAAATATGATTTTAATATTTCAATTAGAGATTATTATAGGAGAATTAGACATAAAACAGCCTTATTATTTGCAATCAGCAGTTATTTAGGTGCATATGTAAGTGGAATTAGAGGTAAAAAGTTAAATATATTATATAAACTTGGTTTAGAAATTGGAATGGCTTTTCAGATCCAGGATGATATACTTGACTTTAATGGAGAACAGGCAAAAACCGGCAAAAAAATTGCCAAGGATTTAGAAGAAGGAGTTATAACCCTTCCTGTAATTTTATTATTTCAAAAAGAAGAATATCAAAAAAAATATTCTCATGTATTAGAAATGGGTGGACTTAAAAATACTGAGCTTGATAACAGAAAACTTGAGCAGGAGACAATTATTTCAATTACTGAAGATGTAAGGAACTCTTCAGTATTAGAGGAAAGCCGTGAAATTTTAAAAATATTTATCACTAGAGTGGATAAATATTTGAATTATCTGCCTAAAAACAAAGCAAAAAAGAGATTAAAAAAGCTAATTGCTGCTCAAATTGATAGGAAATATTAA